One part of the Sarcophilus harrisii chromosome 5, mSarHar1.11, whole genome shotgun sequence genome encodes these proteins:
- the LOC100934536 gene encoding olfactory receptor 6C76-like — translation MRNHSSVTEFILLGLIDDPQLEILIFLFLFLTYILSITGNLTIITLTLLDSHLKTPMYFFLRNFSFLEISFTSVSIPRFLVSIVTKEKTISYNSCMAQVFFFIFLGATEFFLLAAMSYDRYVAICKPLHYMNIMTPKVCSHLVISSWLAGFILIFPPVIMGLQLDFCDSNVIDHFSCDPSPMLMISCTDTKVLETVIFSMAVITLMVTLASVILSYAFILQTILRIPSAQQRKKAFSTCSSHMIVVSISYGSCIFMYVKPSTKEGVILNKGVAVLNTSIAPTLNPFIYTLRNQQVKQAFKDKVKKIFFSQNK, via the coding sequence ATGAGAAATCATTCATCAGTGACAGAGTTCATTCTCTTGGGACTGATAGATGACCCACAGTTAGAGatcttgattttcctctttctgtttctcaccTATATATTGAGTATAACTGGCAACTTGACCATCATCACTCTCACTCTGCTGGACTCTCACCTCAAGACTCCCATGTATTTCTTCCTTAGGAATTTCTCCTTCTTAGAAATATCATTTACATCTGTTTCCATTCCAAGGTTTCTGGTCAGTATAGtaaccaaagaaaaaacaatttcttaTAATTCTTGCATGGCCCaagtattcttttttatctttcttggtGCAACAGAATTTTTTCTGCTAGCTGCCATGTCCTATGATCGCTATGTGGCCATCTGCAAACCCCTACACTACATGAATATAATGACCCCCAAAGTCTGTAGCCACCTTGTAATCAGCTCTTGGCTGGCAGGTTTTATCCTTATCTTTCCACCAGTCATCATGGGCCTTCAATTAGATTTCTGTGATTCCAATGTGATTGATCACTTCTCCTGTGACCCTTCTCCAATGCTAATGATCTCTTGCACAGATACTAAAGTATTAGAGACTGTAATTTTTTCCATGGCTGTAATCACACTCATGGTCACTTTGGCTTCAGTGATTCTCTCTTATGCATTCATCCTCCAAACCATTCTGAGAATTCCCTCTGCCCAGCAAAGAAAAAAGGCCTTTTCTACTTGTTCTTCCCACATGATTGTTGTCTCCATCTCTTATGGGAGCTGCATCTTCATGTATGTCAAACCCTCAACAAAGGAAGGAGTGATTCTGAACAAAGGGGTAGCAGTGCTGAATACTTCTATTGCCCCTACGCTGAACCCCTTCATTTATACCCTAAGAAACCAACAAGTGAAGCAAGCCTTTAAAGACAaggtaaaaaagatttttttctcacaaaataagtaa